A window of Pusillimonas sp. DMV24BSW_D genomic DNA:
AGGACGCAAAGATCCCAACGGTGTGTGCATCGCTTGAAGAGGCTGTTGCTGCGCTGGATGCTGATCGTGAGTTCCTGACACGCGGTGGCGTGTTCAGCAACGACATGATCGACGCGTATATCGATCTCAAGATGGCTGAAATTACGCGGTTGCGCATGACGTCTCATCCGGTTGAGTTCGACATGTATTACAGCCTATAAGGGATAGGAAATGGCAAGTCGTGACAAAGCCATGATCGACAGTTACGACTTGCTTGCCACCGCCGTTTTGTTGCTGGATGACAAAGGGGAGGTGGTCCATGCCAACAACAGCGCCGAGGAGCTGTTCGGCCTGTCTCGAAGGCAACTTAAAAGCTTATCGGTAGCGGTGCTGTTTGGTCCTGATCCCATTTTGCAAGGGCGTTTTCAGGAAGCCTTGCAAGGGCGGTTCGGGATTTTGCGGCAAGACAGCACGATTCGGGCACCGGGAGGCCAGTCGATATCGGTCGGTTTGGCCTTGGTGCCGCTTGATCATCAACCATGGGCGGCCTTGCTGGAGGTTCGGGGTTTTGATCAGCACGACACGCTCGATCGCACGCTTCAGCTTACCCGTGAGTTAAGCGTCCAACGAGAATCCCTTAGAAACCTGGCCCACGAGGTCAAGAATCCCTTGGGGGGGATTCGTGGAGCGGCGCAATTGCTTGAGAGCGAGCTGGGCGATTCTTCACTGCAGGAATATACCGGCGTTATTGTGGCCGAGGCGGATCGCCTGGGTGCCCTGATTGATCGTTTGATTGCGCCGCAAGGTGAAGGCTTGGTCACGACGCAATTTAATGTGCACGAAGTGTGTGAACGCGTCTACACCCTGGTGAAGGCGGAATACGCTAATCAGATTGAGTTCGTGCGCGATTACGACGCGTCGGTACCGGATATTGAAGGAGATCAGCCGCGTCTGGTACAGGCTTTTTTGAATGTTGTGCGAAACGCGGCACAGGCTTTAACTGAACAACGTAACCCAGACCCTGAAGCACCGCCTTGCCTGACATTACGCACGCGTATTGGTCGTCAACTAACCCTGGCGCGGCAAACGGTCCGGCTTGGAGTCATTGTGTCGGTGATCGACAATGGGCCGGGTATCGCAACAGAGTTACGGGAAAAAATTTTTCATCCGCTGGTAACGGGTCGCGCCAGCGGCAGTGGCCTTGGCTTAAGCCTGGCTCAAGAGTTTGTACAGCAGCATGGCGGCGTGATCGAGTTTGACTCCCGTCCGGGGCATACGGAATTTCGCCTCATTCTACCGTTGGAGCAGTCATGAAACCGGTCTGGATAGTTGATGATGATCAAAGCATTCGCTGGGTGCTTGAAAAGGCGCTGGCACGCGAGGCCATCCCCACGCAAGCGTTTTCCAGTGCCGATGAAATGCTGGATGCGCTAGCAGGTCAGGCGCCGTCGGTTTTGGTCACTGATGTGCGCATGCCGGGGAAAGACGGATTGGCTTTATTACAGGAAATCAAAGCGCGCTATCCCGACTTGCCCGTGATTGTCATGACGGCGTATACCGATCTGAGCAGCACCGTGTCGGCATTCAAGAAAGGCGCTTTCGATTATCTGGCAAAGCCTTTTGATATTAATGACGCCGTCGCCTTGATTCAGCGGGCCATGCCGATATCATCGCATTCCGATGCCCCGGCTCCTGAAACAAACATGCCTCACGTCGAGCGCGCAGAGCCTGATACGACGTCGCAGGTCATGATGAAATCGGCATCGGTTGCCATGCAGGAAGTGTTTCGCGCGATAGGTCGTTTGGCGGTGTCACCGGCCACCGTGCTGATTACCGGTGAGTCAGGCACAGGAAAAGAATTGATAGCACGCGCTTTGCATACGCATAGTCCGCGGGCCTCAGGGCCGTTTGTGGCGCTTAATGCCGCAGCGATCCCACGCGACCTGCTTGAGGCGGAGTTGTTTGGTCATGAGAAAGGTGCATTTACCGGTGCCACCCAGCAGCGCCGGGGCCGGTTCGAAGAGGCTAATGGCGGTACGCTATTCCTTGATGAGATCGGCGATATGCCGTTTGAGTTGCAAACACGTTTGTTGCGCGTGCTGGCCGAAGGCAGTTTTTATCGCGTGGGAGGCTCTCAGGCGATAAAAGTCGATGTACGCATTGTCGCCGCCACGCATCAGCCGCTGGAACAACGCGTGGCGCAAGGGCAATTTCGTGAAGATCTTTTCCACCGTCTGAATGTGATTCGTTTGAGGTTGCCGCCGCTGCGCGAGCGTAAAGAAGACATTCCCGCGCTAACGGAGTTATTTCTCGCAAACAGTGCTCGCGCGCTAGGGGTAAAGCCCAGGCGTTTAACGACGTCGGCAATGGAAACGCTCCAGGCGTTTGATTACCCCGGAAATATCCGGCAGCTCGAGAATTTTTGCCATTGGCTTACTGTGATGTCTTCGGGGCAGACGGTCGATATAAAAGATTTGCCGCCCGAGGTATTGTCTGCGGCGGGCCAGGCGGACAACAGCGAGTCGGCGCTGAGTACAACGTCGACTTTTAATGAAGTACAACCTCCGATTACAACAAGCAACGATCAGGCCGATTGGGTGAGTCTGCTTGTAAAAACAGCCCGAAGCAAGCTGGAGCGCAACGAACCTGCGATTATGGCGACGCTAACACGAGAGTTCGAAAGTGCTTTGTTGAAAACGGCGTTAAGCCATTGCCGTGATCGTAAAGCGGAAGCAGCCCAGCGCTTGGGCATAGGACGCAACACACTGACACGTAAGTGTCAGGAATTGGATGTATATACCGATATGTAAGTTAATCGCGATTACGTGTGTCGTGCTTCATTAAACGTTCTTTCTCGCGGGCCCAGTCTTTATCGCGTGCAGTGTCGCGTTTGTCGTGGTGCTTTTTACCCCGGCCCAGCGCAATATCCAGCTTGATGCGACCGTTTTTGTAA
This region includes:
- the glnL gene encoding nitrogen regulation protein NR(II), whose product is MASRDKAMIDSYDLLATAVLLLDDKGEVVHANNSAEELFGLSRRQLKSLSVAVLFGPDPILQGRFQEALQGRFGILRQDSTIRAPGGQSISVGLALVPLDHQPWAALLEVRGFDQHDTLDRTLQLTRELSVQRESLRNLAHEVKNPLGGIRGAAQLLESELGDSSLQEYTGVIVAEADRLGALIDRLIAPQGEGLVTTQFNVHEVCERVYTLVKAEYANQIEFVRDYDASVPDIEGDQPRLVQAFLNVVRNAAQALTEQRNPDPEAPPCLTLRTRIGRQLTLARQTVRLGVIVSVIDNGPGIATELREKIFHPLVTGRASGSGLGLSLAQEFVQQHGGVIEFDSRPGHTEFRLILPLEQS
- the ntrC gene encoding nitrogen regulation protein NR(I), with protein sequence MKPVWIVDDDQSIRWVLEKALAREAIPTQAFSSADEMLDALAGQAPSVLVTDVRMPGKDGLALLQEIKARYPDLPVIVMTAYTDLSSTVSAFKKGAFDYLAKPFDINDAVALIQRAMPISSHSDAPAPETNMPHVERAEPDTTSQVMMKSASVAMQEVFRAIGRLAVSPATVLITGESGTGKELIARALHTHSPRASGPFVALNAAAIPRDLLEAELFGHEKGAFTGATQQRRGRFEEANGGTLFLDEIGDMPFELQTRLLRVLAEGSFYRVGGSQAIKVDVRIVAATHQPLEQRVAQGQFREDLFHRLNVIRLRLPPLRERKEDIPALTELFLANSARALGVKPRRLTTSAMETLQAFDYPGNIRQLENFCHWLTVMSSGQTVDIKDLPPEVLSAAGQADNSESALSTTSTFNEVQPPITTSNDQADWVSLLVKTARSKLERNEPAIMATLTREFESALLKTALSHCRDRKAEAAQRLGIGRNTLTRKCQELDVYTDM